Proteins encoded by one window of Superficieibacter sp. HKU1:
- a CDS encoding DUF1435 domain-containing protein: MILVIIITVRGGSMLQRALGSGWGVLIPGIIIAGLTFADLSMSVWRGLIVLGLLLTSGMIWHKRLRHFVLLPSGMVLIGGMMLVMMNLKLMG, translated from the coding sequence ATGATATTGGTTATCATTATCACTGTGAGAGGCGGAAGCATGTTGCAGCGAGCGCTGGGAAGTGGCTGGGGGGTGTTGATCCCCGGCATTATTATTGCGGGTCTGACATTTGCCGATCTGTCTATGAGCGTCTGGCGCGGATTAATTGTGCTGGGGCTGTTGCTGACGTCGGGTATGATCTGGCACAAGCGGCTGCGTCATTTTGTTCTTCTGCCGTCGGGCATGGTGCTGATCGGTGGCATGATGCTGGTGATGATGAATCTGAAACTTATGGGATAA
- the rsmC gene encoding 16S rRNA (guanine(1207)-N(2))-methyltransferase RsmC: MSAFTPASEVLLRHSDDFEQSRIIFAGDLQDDLPARLETAFSRAHTQMYHHWQVLDRQMGDRVRFSLVAEAADVADCDTLIYYWPKNKPEAQFQLLNLLSLLPIGTDIFVVGENRSGVRSAEQMLADLAPLNKIDSARRCGLYHGRLEKQPTFDAQAFWNEYALNDLTIKTLPGVFSRDGLDAGSQLLLSTLTPHTKGKVLDVGCGAGVLATVLASHSPKVRLTLCDVSAPAVEASRATLAANGLEGEVFASNVFSDVTGRFDMIISNPPFHDGMQTSFEAAQTLIRGAVRHLNSGGELRIVANAFLPYPQALDETFGFHEVLAQTGRFKVYRAIMTRQAKKS; the protein is encoded by the coding sequence ATGTCTGCTTTTACTCCGGCAAGTGAAGTCTTGCTGCGCCACAGTGATGATTTCGAACAGAGCCGTATAATTTTTGCCGGTGATTTGCAGGATGACCTGCCCGCTCGCCTTGAAACGGCATTCAGCCGCGCCCATACGCAAATGTATCATCACTGGCAGGTGCTGGACCGCCAGATGGGCGATCGCGTGCGTTTCAGCCTGGTTGCTGAAGCGGCGGATGTCGCCGACTGCGATACGCTGATTTACTACTGGCCGAAGAACAAGCCGGAAGCACAGTTTCAGTTGCTGAATCTGCTGTCTCTGCTGCCCATCGGCACCGATATTTTTGTGGTTGGTGAAAATCGCAGCGGCGTGCGTAGCGCCGAGCAGATGCTGGCCGATCTGGCTCCGCTCAACAAAATTGACAGCGCGCGCCGCTGCGGTCTGTATCACGGTCGTCTGGAAAAACAGCCGACGTTTGATGCACAGGCGTTCTGGAATGAGTACGCTCTTAACGATCTGACCATCAAAACGCTGCCGGGCGTCTTTAGCCGCGACGGTCTGGATGCAGGCAGCCAGCTTCTGCTCTCCACGCTCACCCCGCACACGAAAGGTAAAGTGCTGGATGTCGGTTGTGGTGCAGGCGTGCTGGCAACGGTGCTCGCCAGCCACTCGCCTAAAGTGCGTCTGACCTTGTGTGACGTCAGCGCTCCAGCGGTAGAAGCCAGCCGCGCAACGCTTGCCGCTAATGGACTGGAAGGCGAGGTTTTCGCCAGCAACGTCTTCTCCGACGTGACGGGGCGTTTTGACATGATTATTTCCAACCCGCCGTTCCATGACGGGATGCAGACCAGCTTTGAAGCCGCGCAAACGCTGATTCGCGGCGCGGTTCGTCATTTAAACAGCGGCGGCGAATTGCGGATTGTGGCTAACGCCTTCCTGCCTTATCCCCAGGCGCTGGATGAAACCTTCGGCTTCCATGAAGTGCTCGCGCAAACGGGTCGCTTTAAGGTGTATCGTGCGATCATGACGCGTCAGGCGAAGAAGTCATAA
- a CDS encoding DNA polymerase III subunit psi, giving the protein MTTRREWQLQQLGITRWSLRRPGALQGEIAITLPAHVRLVMAGNDLPALNEPLIRDILRALALTPDQVLQLTPDRVAMLPEGSRCNSWRLGTDEPVLLEGAQMATPTWADLRSNPAARAALWQQICTYEHDFFPQHD; this is encoded by the coding sequence ATGACAACCCGACGAGAGTGGCAATTACAGCAGCTGGGCATCACCCGGTGGTCGCTACGCCGTCCCGGCGCGCTACAGGGTGAAATCGCCATTACGCTGCCGGCGCACGTACGTCTGGTGATGGCTGGCAACGATCTGCCCGCGCTTAATGAACCGTTAATCCGCGATATTCTGCGGGCTTTAGCTCTGACGCCCGATCAGGTCCTGCAATTGACGCCGGATCGGGTTGCCATGTTGCCTGAAGGCAGCCGCTGTAATAGCTGGCGTCTGGGCACCGACGAGCCGGTGTTGCTTGAGGGCGCGCAAATGGCAACGCCGACCTGGGCTGACTTACGTTCTAATCCGGCGGCCCGTGCCGCGCTATGGCAACAAATTTGCACTTATGAACACGATTTCTTTCCTCAACACGACTGA
- the rimI gene encoding ribosomal protein S18-alanine N-acetyltransferase, whose product MNTISFLNTTDFARAWEIEKRAHAFPWSETTFASNQGDRYLNYQLITEGKMAAFAITQVVLDEATLFNIAVHPAFQRRGFGRELLEHLIDALEKRGVVTLWLEVRASNAAAIALYEHLGFNEATIRRNYYPTADGREDAIIMALPISM is encoded by the coding sequence ATGAACACGATTTCTTTCCTCAACACGACTGATTTCGCCCGCGCCTGGGAAATTGAAAAGCGCGCCCACGCCTTTCCGTGGAGTGAAACTACCTTCGCGAGTAATCAGGGCGATCGCTATCTCAACTACCAGCTCATTACTGAGGGAAAAATGGCGGCATTTGCCATCACTCAGGTGGTGCTGGATGAAGCCACGCTGTTCAATATTGCCGTTCACCCGGCTTTTCAACGGCGGGGATTCGGACGTGAGCTGCTCGAACACCTGATCGATGCGCTGGAAAAACGCGGCGTCGTCACGCTGTGGCTTGAGGTACGCGCGTCTAATGCCGCCGCCATCGCGCTGTACGAACATTTAGGTTTTAACGAAGCGACGATCCGCCGCAACTATTACCCCACCGCCGACGGGCGGGAAGACGCCATAATAATGGCGCTGCCAATAAGCATGTAA
- the yjjG gene encoding pyrimidine 5'-nucleotidase, with translation MTWDWIFFDADETLFTFDSFGGLQRMFLDYSVTFTADDFQDYQAVNKPLWVDYQNGAITSLQLQHQRFQGWSERLSVPAGDLNAAFLNAMAEICAPLPGAVSLLDALRGKAKLGIITNGFTALQQIRLERTGLRDYFDLLIVSEEVGVAKPDARIFDYALAQAGNPDRSRVLMVGDTAESDIRGGINAGLSTCWLNAHGHVLPTDLKPTWTVTSLRELEQLLCKH, from the coding sequence ATGACGTGGGACTGGATATTTTTTGACGCGGACGAAACGCTGTTTACCTTTGATTCGTTCGGCGGCTTACAGCGGATGTTTCTCGACTACAGCGTGACCTTCACCGCAGACGATTTCCAGGACTACCAGGCCGTTAATAAGCCGCTGTGGGTGGATTATCAGAACGGCGCCATCACGTCGCTTCAGCTCCAGCATCAGCGTTTTCAGGGCTGGTCCGAACGCCTGAGCGTCCCGGCGGGCGACCTTAACGCTGCTTTTTTAAATGCGATGGCCGAAATCTGTGCGCCGCTGCCGGGCGCGGTATCGCTGCTTGATGCGCTACGGGGTAAAGCAAAGCTCGGGATCATTACCAATGGTTTCACCGCGCTACAGCAAATTCGCCTTGAACGCACCGGCCTGCGCGATTATTTTGATCTCCTGATCGTCTCTGAAGAAGTCGGCGTTGCCAAGCCCGATGCGCGGATCTTTGATTATGCGCTGGCGCAGGCGGGCAATCCGGATCGTTCCCGGGTGCTGATGGTAGGCGATACCGCCGAGTCGGATATTCGCGGCGGCATCAATGCCGGACTATCGACCTGCTGGCTGAATGCGCATGGTCACGTCCTGCCAACGGACCTTAAGCCGACCTGGACCGTCACCTCATTACGCGAACTGGAGCAGCTCCTGTGTAAACATTGA
- a CDS encoding site-specific integrase has protein sequence MALSDTWLRSVTGKEREKVIVKSDRDGLSVRVSPKGRVVFQYRYQWAGRGERMDIGTYPATGLKEARDEVIRLRGELEANRNPKLVRLAEKRKATGALTIEAAITVWYDTYCLKNKKGADQILRSFQIHLFPKIGSMPHDAASLHDWLEVLEPLSLKLPGIADRLLVNAKQAHAWAYKRKLVENRPLSDITSKDMDIKKGQGERFLSHEEIRILYAAIEGSRMVPKYRAFIKLLLHFGCRPAELIGARVSDFDMLSKVWTVPPERHKTGTVTGKPLKRPIIEPIEELIKHSISMNNGSDMLFTKENSREPVGKSSLQSLPYNLTKYAWRRLGYQFPHWSLYDLRRTARTNFSDLTEPHVAEIMLGHKLPGVWQVYDKSDYLEAQRKAYRAWWERVETIVKV, from the coding sequence ATGGCACTGTCGGATACGTGGTTACGTTCGGTAACGGGCAAGGAACGCGAAAAGGTTATAGTGAAGTCGGATCGGGATGGCTTATCTGTCAGAGTATCACCGAAAGGGCGCGTGGTTTTTCAGTACCGCTATCAGTGGGCGGGAAGAGGCGAGCGTATGGATATCGGAACTTATCCCGCCACAGGCCTTAAAGAAGCACGAGACGAGGTGATCCGGCTTCGCGGAGAACTTGAGGCAAACAGAAACCCGAAACTGGTCCGCCTGGCTGAGAAGAGAAAAGCTACTGGAGCGCTGACCATTGAAGCGGCTATCACGGTTTGGTACGACACCTATTGCCTCAAGAATAAAAAAGGCGCGGATCAAATCCTTCGATCCTTTCAAATCCACCTTTTTCCCAAAATAGGAAGCATGCCGCATGATGCCGCTAGTCTGCATGACTGGCTGGAGGTTCTGGAGCCGCTAAGCCTAAAGCTGCCTGGTATTGCTGATCGTTTGCTGGTTAACGCAAAGCAGGCGCATGCATGGGCTTATAAGAGAAAGCTGGTGGAGAACCGCCCGCTGTCCGACATAACCAGTAAGGACATGGACATCAAAAAAGGGCAGGGTGAGAGATTCCTTAGCCATGAAGAAATCAGAATTCTGTATGCTGCTATCGAAGGTTCCCGCATGGTTCCAAAGTATCGGGCCTTTATAAAACTGTTGCTGCACTTTGGTTGTCGGCCTGCTGAGCTAATCGGTGCAAGGGTTAGTGATTTCGACATGCTCAGCAAGGTATGGACAGTTCCGCCAGAACGGCATAAAACAGGAACGGTAACAGGAAAGCCATTGAAGAGACCGATAATAGAGCCGATAGAAGAATTGATTAAGCATTCCATTTCGATGAACAATGGTTCAGATATGCTTTTCACTAAAGAGAATAGTCGCGAACCTGTTGGCAAATCATCTCTCCAGTCTTTGCCATACAACCTGACTAAGTATGCCTGGCGGAGACTAGGATATCAGTTTCCTCACTGGTCGCTTTACGATCTGAGAAGAACCGCAAGAACTAATTTTTCTGACCTGACAGAGCCACATGTGGCTGAAATAATGCTCGGTCATAAACTGCCAGGGGTTTGGCAGGTTTATGACAAGAGCGATTATCTCGAAGCACAGCGAAAAGCTTACCGGGCGTGGTGGGAACGGGTTGAGACCATTGTTAAGGTGTAA
- a CDS encoding BRO family protein, whose product MNNQLMTFSSDELNFSMSGILYEGKPAFDAVELAKSLGYTNPAKALKDHCKSLIKLDYNESLELGFGDKPRGTQLAGQADLFRLILRSQLPSAERVQDWVCEDVLPAIMTTGTYSKEASVVKSHQQEISMNNDILSLARVVAEATASATMKAVMEVSGANLVTAAPASPAVPQQRIGSNEFVNTDTEFVPVHKISWETGLSDPSCRRLVRFANLPSRQLPGVRGLCVHRESFLHAFQVLLEESSRPSGKRKRWQNPEFGGFVLRKDPKEVFAGADA is encoded by the coding sequence ATGAATAACCAACTGATGACCTTTAGCTCTGATGAGCTGAACTTTTCGATGAGCGGAATTCTTTATGAAGGGAAGCCAGCCTTTGACGCTGTAGAACTTGCTAAATCCCTTGGATACACAAACCCAGCCAAAGCGCTGAAAGACCATTGCAAGTCTCTGATTAAACTTGATTATAACGAATCGTTAGAATTGGGTTTTGGTGATAAACCGCGTGGAACCCAGCTTGCAGGTCAGGCTGATTTGTTCCGGCTTATCCTGCGCAGCCAGCTTCCCTCCGCTGAACGTGTGCAGGACTGGGTTTGTGAGGATGTGCTCCCCGCCATCATGACAACCGGGACTTACAGCAAAGAAGCGTCAGTCGTTAAATCACACCAGCAGGAGATCAGCATGAATAACGATATTCTTTCGTTGGCCCGAGTGGTTGCCGAAGCGACAGCATCAGCGACGATGAAGGCGGTAATGGAGGTTAGCGGTGCGAACCTGGTTACTGCTGCGCCTGCATCCCCAGCAGTACCGCAACAGCGCATCGGTTCGAATGAATTCGTGAATACCGATACTGAATTCGTTCCGGTACATAAGATTTCGTGGGAAACCGGTCTGTCCGATCCTTCCTGTCGTCGCCTTGTTCGGTTCGCAAACCTGCCATCCAGACAGTTACCTGGCGTCCGTGGTCTGTGTGTGCATCGTGAATCATTCCTGCATGCCTTTCAGGTGCTGCTGGAGGAATCGTCCCGTCCGAGTGGTAAGCGCAAGCGCTGGCAGAATCCTGAGTTTGGCGGGTTCGTTCTGCGCAAAGACCCGAAAGAGGTCTTCGCGGGGGCAGACGCATGA
- a CDS encoding S24 family peptidase encodes MTNAVAINHPIETPQMLFGSDNINDFGNRVKSCRMDGDSMQPTIEPCEIVGFIDCGGRVLTQGIYVFTREIFGRTCVFIKRIEPLDNGALNIISDNYHYRAFILTHDEQSDMQIHGRVVASLAVRRFV; translated from the coding sequence ATGACTAACGCCGTCGCAATTAATCATCCAATTGAAACGCCTCAAATGCTGTTCGGCTCTGACAACATTAATGATTTTGGTAATCGTGTTAAAAGTTGCAGGATGGACGGAGATTCAATGCAGCCAACTATTGAACCTTGTGAAATTGTTGGTTTCATTGATTGCGGCGGTCGGGTTTTAACTCAGGGTATTTATGTATTTACAAGGGAAATTTTTGGAAGAACTTGCGTATTTATTAAACGCATAGAGCCTCTGGACAATGGCGCGTTAAATATAATTTCTGACAACTATCACTACCGTGCATTTATTCTCACTCATGATGAACAAAGTGACATGCAAATTCATGGGCGTGTGGTTGCTTCTCTGGCGGTGAGGCGTTTCGTATGA
- a CDS encoding LexA family transcriptional regulator yields MKTTKLLTTEQLEDAKRLKALYESKKKIFGLTQQHIADQMNITQSAVGHYLNGRNALNISSAVMFAKVLDVEVEEFSPRLARELNNMHAYAKNVEFLSVPKKSTSYPMISWISAGNWTEAVEPFGPKDIDEWLDSDAHIEGDGFWLRVQGDSMTSQSGISIPEGMAILVDTGKEPKNGSLVVAKLDDTNEATFKKYVIDSGRKYLKPLNPSYPLLPINGNCRIVGVVVEAKYRFA; encoded by the coding sequence ATGAAAACGACAAAGCTCCTGACGACAGAACAGCTTGAAGACGCAAAGCGCCTTAAAGCTTTGTATGAGTCCAAGAAAAAAATTTTCGGCTTAACCCAGCAGCACATCGCTGATCAGATGAACATTACTCAAAGTGCCGTAGGCCATTATTTAAATGGAAGAAATGCATTGAACATCAGTTCTGCGGTAATGTTCGCAAAGGTACTGGATGTTGAGGTTGAAGAGTTCAGCCCAAGATTAGCTAGAGAACTCAATAACATGCATGCATATGCTAAAAATGTTGAATTCCTATCTGTGCCAAAGAAATCCACTTCATATCCGATGATAAGCTGGATCAGTGCCGGAAACTGGACGGAAGCGGTTGAGCCATTTGGGCCAAAAGATATCGACGAATGGCTTGATTCAGACGCCCATATCGAAGGGGATGGCTTTTGGCTCCGTGTCCAAGGTGACTCAATGACTTCGCAAAGTGGAATAAGCATTCCCGAAGGCATGGCAATCTTAGTGGATACAGGAAAAGAGCCCAAGAACGGCAGCTTAGTTGTGGCTAAACTAGACGACACAAACGAGGCAACCTTTAAAAAGTATGTTATTGATAGTGGAAGGAAATATTTAAAACCGCTGAATCCAAGTTACCCCTTACTGCCTATAAACGGCAACTGCAGAATTGTTGGGGTCGTCGTCGAGGCAAAATACAGATTCGCTTGA
- a CDS encoding Cro/CI family transcriptional regulator gives MMTISLKDYVSEIGQVRAGQRLGVTQIAISKALRSGRSIFVQIEEGHIAAFETKPFPAKQKSSRRLMGLDHTAD, from the coding sequence ATGATGACTATATCGCTCAAAGACTACGTTTCAGAAATAGGCCAGGTAAGAGCAGGCCAGCGACTGGGTGTCACCCAGATTGCAATAAGCAAAGCATTGAGATCTGGACGAAGTATTTTTGTTCAGATCGAAGAGGGGCATATCGCCGCCTTTGAAACTAAGCCGTTTCCAGCAAAACAGAAATCTTCGCGGCGTCTGATGGGGTTAGACCATACAGCAGATTAA
- a CDS encoding transcriptional regulator, which translates to MSQSVYEFVNSHQFAKPIHRLIMLRVLAAGSLDGLGERKIDHDVLANFCCCSRQAMFKELKVLERAGYLQMRKMDEVTLEATVRIEPVRGYTIIVNEARYEQ; encoded by the coding sequence GTGAGCCAGTCAGTATATGAATTCGTTAACAGTCATCAATTTGCAAAGCCAATTCACAGGCTCATCATGCTTCGCGTTCTGGCTGCTGGCTCTTTAGATGGTCTGGGTGAACGTAAAATTGATCATGATGTTCTGGCTAACTTTTGCTGCTGTTCACGTCAGGCAATGTTCAAAGAGCTAAAGGTGCTTGAGCGGGCTGGTTATTTGCAAATGAGAAAGATGGACGAGGTGACGCTAGAGGCTACCGTCAGGATCGAGCCTGTGCGCGGCTATACCATAATCGTGAACGAGGCCCGATATGAGCAGTAA
- a CDS encoding helix-turn-helix domain-containing protein produces the protein MSSNILGNVWEACAAHDIKGAKLVIMARLADYSNDDGVCYPSVETICRQLGLGESTVRTAIAELESAGWLRRESRRKGNRNTSNLYHLNADRLEALARIEKDKVTMLRQQRRAKDFHPSDSEPPKYEPSDSARSNGFHPSDSARSNGFHPSDSDKNSVFTRQNLTPDPQVNSKHDPQVNSKHDPQGIGTPAKADEPLPNAKQDYSPDFETAWQVYPKRAGGNPKASAYKAWKARLKEGVRPDDMLEGVKRYAAYVRATGNTGTQYVKQAVTFFGPDRHFEESWQTPSAPGGGRPGMLPVSGFSEQDYGKTDCNW, from the coding sequence ATGAGCAGTAATATTCTCGGAAACGTCTGGGAGGCTTGCGCTGCTCACGACATCAAGGGTGCCAAGCTGGTGATTATGGCCAGACTGGCTGACTACTCGAACGATGACGGGGTCTGCTATCCGAGCGTTGAGACCATCTGCCGCCAGTTGGGCCTGGGAGAAAGCACAGTCAGAACGGCTATTGCAGAACTGGAGTCTGCTGGCTGGTTACGCCGGGAATCTCGTCGCAAAGGTAATCGCAACACGTCCAATCTTTATCACCTGAATGCAGATCGCCTTGAGGCTCTGGCACGAATTGAGAAGGACAAAGTAACAATGCTGAGACAGCAACGCAGGGCTAAAGATTTTCACCCGTCAGATTCTGAACCTCCAAAATATGAACCGTCAGATTCTGCACGTTCAAACGGCTTTCACCCGTCAGATTCTGCACGTTCAAACGGCTTTCACCCGTCAGATTCTGACAAAAACAGCGTTTTCACCCGTCAGAATCTGACCCCAGATCCACAAGTAAATTCAAAACATGATCCACAAGTAAATTCAAAACATGATCCACAAGGTATTGGCACACCGGCTAAAGCCGATGAGCCGTTACCCAATGCAAAGCAGGATTATTCACCTGATTTTGAAACAGCCTGGCAGGTATACCCTAAACGCGCTGGTGGTAATCCCAAAGCATCAGCTTACAAAGCATGGAAAGCACGGCTGAAAGAGGGGGTTAGGCCAGATGACATGCTGGAAGGCGTAAAGCGTTATGCAGCATACGTCCGCGCAACAGGCAATACTGGCACTCAATACGTCAAGCAGGCAGTAACGTTCTTTGGTCCCGATCGCCATTTCGAAGAGTCCTGGCAGACGCCGTCCGCTCCGGGAGGTGGGCGTCCTGGAATGCTGCCGGTATCCGGGTTTAGTGAACAGGACTATGGCAAAACAGACTGCAACTGGTAA